From Brassica oleracea var. oleracea cultivar TO1000 chromosome C3, BOL, whole genome shotgun sequence, a single genomic window includes:
- the LOC106329021 gene encoding uncharacterized protein LOC106329021 has translation MTPVLCEILLSGLTFKSALRRRTHLVQSFSVVFLYWFYNVS, from the coding sequence ATGACTCCGGTTCTCTGCGAAATCTTGCTCTCTGGGCTCACGTTTAAATCTGCTCTCCGCCGTAGAACCCATCTCGTTCAATCATTCTCCGTCGTCTTCCTCTACTGGTTTTACAACGTTTCATGA
- the LOC106329020 gene encoding ocs element-binding factor 1-like translates to MASSSSTYRSSSSSDGGNPNAVAVDERKRKRMLSNRESARRSRMRKQKHIDDLTAQIKQLSSDNRQILTSLTVTSQLYMKIQAENSILTAQMAELSSRLESLNEIVDLVTTTNGAGFGGGVDMIDGCGFDDRTVGINSDGFYDDMMSGVNHWGGSVYSNQPIMANDINMY, encoded by the coding sequence ATGGCGTCATCTAGCAGCACATACCGGAGCTCTAGCTCTTCCGACGGCGGTAATCCGAACGCCGTCGCCGTTGACGAGCGAAAGCGTAAGAGAATGTTATCGAATCGTGAATCTGCTCGTAGATCAAGGATGCGTAAACAAAAACACATCGACGATCTAACGGCTCAGATCAAACAGCTTTCTAGCGACAACCGTCAGATCTTAACGAGCCTCACCGTCACATCTCAGCTTTACATGAAGATCCAAGCCGAGAACTCTATCCTAACGGCTCAGATGGCAGAGCTGAGCTCTAGACTCGAGTCTTTAAACGAGATCGTCGATCTCGTGACGACGACGAACGGTGCAGGATTCGGTGGTGGTGTCGATATGATCGACGGCTGTGGATTCGATGATCGTACGGTTGGGATTAACAGCGACGGATTTTACGATGATATGATGAGCGGCGTTAATCACTGGGGTGGTTCGGTTTATTCTAACCAGCCCATCATGGCTAATGATATCAACATGTATTAA